A single window of Pogoniulus pusillus isolate bPogPus1 chromosome 11, bPogPus1.pri, whole genome shotgun sequence DNA harbors:
- the RNF212 gene encoding probable E3 SUMO-protein ligase RNF212 has product MGIDTLCKKYSKEITQVSEFQEKHRKHLLAYQRQKTLKLEESLKKVTQQMHQIQCVKPPERNTQAAFPSTSRNPLSNPPRKQSSYPSYSLHPSHPSASEIVEPMEFDTLPSPMRKPETPTGPARLSLITPPQDGRMGSVSYRTSQSSGIISSQNSRAGSTRSTPIRLPHSLCSLTSSSSGSQSSSRRGSWATSDFRTPQLFPFTSPSPQPSATRHPITISGLLQRQHLGSTTFGGH; this is encoded by the exons ATGGGAATTGACACGTTGTGCAAGAAATATTCAAAAGAAATAACACAG GTTTCAGAATTTCAAGAAAAACACCGTAAACATTTGTTAGCATACCAGAGACAAAAG ACCTTAAAGCTGGAAGAATCTCTCAAGAAAGTAACGCAACAAATGCATCAAATACAATG TGTGAAACCTCCTGAGAGAAACACACAAGCAGCATTTCCCAGTACAAGTAGAAATCCACTTTCCA ATCCTCCAAGAAAGCAGAGTAGTTATCCTTCGTATTCTCTTCACCCTAGTCATCCTTCAGCTTCTGAAAT AGTGGAGCCAATGGAGTTTGATACTTTACCTTCACCAATGAGGAAG CCTGAAACACCAACTGGTCCAGCAAGATTATCATTAATAACTCCACCACAAGATGGACGTATGG GAAGTGTATCCTACAGAACTTCTCAGTCATCTGGAATAATATCAAGTCAAAATAGCAGAGCAGGATCTACAAG ATCCACGCCTATAAGACTACCACATAGTTTGTGTTCACTCACATCATCATCCTCTGgatcacaaagcagcagcagaagagggtCATGGGCTACTTCTGACTTCAGAACCCCTCAGCTCTTCCCATTTACATCACCTTCTCCACAGCCATCTGCAACAAGGCATCCAATCACCATCTCTGGACTGTTGCAAAGACAACATTTAG GATCTACTACTTTTGGAGGACATTAG